One segment of Acidimicrobiales bacterium DNA contains the following:
- a CDS encoding heavy metal translocating P-type ATPase produces MTTATANTSELSIEGMTCSACARSIEEGLGRVVGVEEAHVNFATGMASVRHGDGVELPILREVVESLGYRAPEVRDHDAAEARREGGLWNRFRVAALLTVPLMLISMIEPLRFAGWEWVAAALATPVVFGAGWGFHRVAFGNLRHRMVTMDTLVSVGTLAAWTWSAVVLLADLDEPLYFETGAVIVTLILLGKWFEVRATRRSGDAIRSLADLGARTAELEDGRVIAIDDLEVGMRFRVRPGERIATDGVVVSGRGAIDNSVVTGESLPVEVGDGDDVIGAAINTDGSLLVEARRVGADTALAQIIRLVEQAQGSRARVQRLADRVASVFVPTAIAIALATLAAWLILGHATADAFTAAVAVLIIACPCALGLATPLAILVGTGRAAQLGILIRGAEVLEDSRTIDTIVLDKTGTVTEGRMELVEVRGPAGEEEELLRLAAALESSSEHPIGRAIAAGADTSARTVTGFYNQAGRGVAGAVDGIRVRVGRPEFFDEVPASLSDEMVSASANGRTVVLVGRGGTAEGAIVLADTIKPTSAAAVAALQSRGLEVALLTGDSATSAAAVAESVGIERVMAGVLPDGKADEIRRLQAEGRRVAMVGDGINDAPALATADLGIAIGTGTDVAMQASDLTLVSGELSAAVDAIDLSRRTLGIIKGNLFWAFAYNAAAIPLAALGVLNPMIAAGAMGFSSLFVVGNSLRLRTFRPSSTLPASVRPVAPSTATTSRSR; encoded by the coding sequence ATGACCACCGCGACAGCGAACACCAGTGAGCTCTCGATCGAGGGCATGACGTGCAGCGCGTGTGCTCGTTCGATCGAGGAAGGACTCGGACGGGTGGTCGGGGTCGAGGAGGCCCACGTCAACTTCGCCACCGGCATGGCCTCGGTACGACACGGCGACGGCGTCGAGCTGCCGATTCTGCGCGAGGTGGTCGAATCGCTCGGATATCGCGCGCCGGAAGTGCGCGATCACGATGCGGCCGAGGCCCGTCGGGAAGGCGGTCTGTGGAACCGATTCCGTGTCGCCGCCCTGCTGACGGTGCCGCTGATGCTGATCTCGATGATCGAACCGCTGCGCTTCGCTGGCTGGGAATGGGTGGCCGCCGCCCTCGCCACCCCGGTGGTGTTCGGCGCCGGTTGGGGCTTTCACCGGGTGGCCTTCGGCAACCTGCGCCATCGCATGGTCACCATGGACACGCTCGTTTCCGTCGGAACGCTGGCGGCCTGGACCTGGTCGGCCGTCGTTCTCCTCGCCGACTTGGACGAGCCGCTCTACTTCGAGACCGGCGCGGTCATCGTCACGTTGATCCTGCTCGGCAAGTGGTTCGAGGTGCGGGCCACCCGGCGCTCGGGTGACGCGATCCGGTCGCTGGCCGATCTGGGCGCGCGCACCGCGGAGCTCGAGGACGGCCGCGTGATCGCCATCGACGATCTCGAGGTCGGTATGCGCTTCCGCGTCCGGCCCGGCGAACGCATCGCCACGGACGGCGTGGTCGTCAGCGGTCGCGGTGCGATCGACAATTCGGTGGTGACGGGCGAGTCGTTGCCCGTCGAGGTGGGTGATGGCGACGACGTCATCGGCGCGGCCATCAACACCGACGGGTCTCTGCTCGTCGAGGCCCGCCGGGTGGGCGCCGACACGGCGCTCGCGCAGATCATCCGTCTCGTCGAGCAAGCCCAGGGAAGCCGGGCCCGGGTGCAGCGGCTGGCCGACCGGGTTGCATCCGTCTTCGTGCCCACGGCGATCGCCATCGCACTGGCCACCCTCGCCGCCTGGCTGATCCTGGGCCACGCCACCGCCGACGCGTTCACCGCGGCGGTCGCGGTCCTGATCATCGCGTGCCCGTGCGCGCTCGGTCTGGCCACGCCGCTGGCGATCCTGGTCGGCACCGGACGAGCGGCCCAGCTGGGCATTCTCATTCGCGGGGCCGAGGTGCTCGAGGACAGTCGCACGATCGACACGATCGTGCTCGACAAGACCGGCACGGTCACCGAAGGTCGGATGGAGCTGGTCGAGGTCCGCGGCCCGGCCGGCGAGGAGGAGGAGTTGCTTCGGCTGGCCGCCGCGCTCGAGTCGTCCTCGGAGCATCCGATCGGCCGGGCCATCGCCGCCGGGGCCGACACCTCTGCGCGAACGGTGACCGGGTTCTACAACCAGGCCGGCCGCGGCGTGGCCGGGGCCGTCGACGGCATCCGCGTGCGGGTCGGCCGGCCCGAGTTCTTCGACGAGGTCCCGGCATCGCTGTCCGACGAGATGGTCTCGGCGTCGGCCAACGGACGCACGGTCGTCCTCGTCGGCCGGGGTGGCACGGCCGAGGGCGCGATCGTCCTCGCCGACACCATCAAGCCCACCTCCGCCGCCGCGGTGGCTGCCCTGCAGTCCCGAGGACTCGAGGTCGCGCTGCTGACCGGCGACAGCGCAACGAGCGCCGCCGCCGTCGCCGAATCGGTCGGGATCGAGCGGGTGATGGCCGGCGTGCTTCCCGACGGCAAGGCGGACGAGATCAGGCGACTCCAGGCCGAAGGTCGCCGTGTGGCGATGGTGGGGGACGGCATCAACGACGCCCCCGCGCTGGCGACCGCCGACCTGGGGATCGCCATCGGCACCGGCACCGATGTCGCCATGCAGGCATCCGACCTCACCCTGGTCAGCGGTGAGTTGTCCGCGGCCGTCGACGCGATCGACCTGTCCCGCCGCACCCTCGGCATCATCAAGGGCAATCTCTTCTGGGCGTTCGCCTACAACGCCGCCGCGATTCCGCTCGCCGCCCTCGGGGTGCTCAACCCGATGATCGCGGCCGGTGCGATGGGATTCTCGTCGCTCTTCGTGGTGGGCAACAGTCTGCGGCTGCGCACGTTCCGGCCCTCGTCAACTCTGCCGGCCTCGGTTCGGCCGGTCGCACCATCGACCGCAACAACGAGCCGTTCCCGTTGA
- a CDS encoding heavy metal-responsive transcriptional regulator — protein sequence MKIGELAEQASVTTKTIRYYESIGLLTEPARTPSGYRDYDSAGAERLRFIRDAQATGLSLAEIQSVLELKDAGERSCAHTRTLLDRHLDDLDEQIARLVEARAELRSLAERAAALDPTECTDPNRCQVISP from the coding sequence ATGAAGATCGGGGAGCTGGCCGAGCAGGCATCGGTGACGACGAAGACCATCCGCTACTACGAGTCGATCGGGTTGCTGACCGAACCGGCGCGAACGCCGTCGGGCTACCGCGACTACGACTCGGCGGGTGCCGAGCGTCTGCGCTTCATCCGTGACGCCCAGGCGACCGGCCTGTCGTTGGCCGAGATCCAGTCGGTGCTCGAACTCAAGGACGCCGGGGAGCGCAGCTGTGCGCACACTCGAACGTTGCTGGATCGTCATCTCGACGATCTCGACGAACAGATCGCTCGCTTGGTCGAGGCCCGGGCCGAGCTCCGGAGCCTGGCCGAGCGGGCTGCGGCCCTCGATCCGACCGAGTGCACCGATCCGAACCGCTGTCAGGTGATCAGCCCTTGA
- a CDS encoding YdiU family protein produces the protein MRLDQLTFDNTFTAALPADPSTEVRPRQVTDAAYSRVAPAPTESPSLLAVSGEMLDELGIDRTEAGGANADRFAAVFTGNELLPGMDPHAMAYAGHQFGNFAGQLGDGRAITLGEIVTPDHGRQTLQLKGAGPTPYSRTADGLAVLRSSIREFLCSEAMHHLGVPTTRALSLSLTGDKVMRDMFYDGRPALEPGAIVCRVAPSFIRFGNFELFAWRQDADNLRRLADYTIDTHFPELGEPSPSGHTSETYAEWFAEVCRRTADMVVHWQRVGFVHGVMNTDNMSIHGLTIDYGPYGWLEDYDPGWTPNTTDNQHKRYRYGAQPAICQWNLTQLANALHPLIGEVEPLQAGLQVFVDRFNTAWPEMMATKLGLADFDADADRDLIESLTGILPAIETDMTVFFRGLADVPGETTEEDALLAPLLDAYYSPAELVGEVRDVTLAWLRDYSARVGRDGRSDGDRRTAMHGVNPKYVLRNYLAQLAIDASEQGDHVMIGELLDVLRNPYDEQPGKERFAEKRPDWARTRAGCSMLSCSS, from the coding sequence ATGAGACTCGACCAACTGACGTTCGACAACACGTTCACCGCGGCGCTTCCCGCTGATCCGTCGACCGAGGTCCGTCCTCGTCAGGTGACCGACGCGGCCTACTCCCGGGTGGCGCCGGCGCCCACCGAATCGCCCTCGCTGCTGGCGGTTTCCGGCGAGATGCTCGACGAGCTCGGCATCGACCGCACGGAGGCCGGCGGCGCCAACGCCGACCGCTTCGCCGCCGTGTTCACGGGCAACGAACTGCTCCCCGGCATGGACCCACACGCCATGGCCTATGCCGGTCACCAGTTCGGCAACTTCGCCGGCCAGCTCGGCGACGGCCGGGCCATCACCCTCGGCGAGATCGTCACCCCCGATCACGGCCGCCAGACCCTGCAACTCAAGGGCGCCGGGCCCACCCCGTACTCCCGCACGGCCGACGGCCTCGCGGTGCTGCGCAGCTCGATCCGCGAGTTCCTCTGCAGCGAGGCGATGCACCACCTGGGCGTGCCGACCACCCGCGCCCTCAGCCTGTCGCTCACCGGCGACAAGGTGATGCGCGACATGTTCTACGACGGGCGTCCGGCGCTCGAACCTGGCGCCATCGTGTGCCGCGTTGCGCCGTCGTTCATCCGGTTCGGCAACTTCGAACTGTTCGCCTGGCGACAGGACGCCGACAACCTGCGCCGCCTGGCCGACTACACGATCGACACTCACTTCCCCGAGCTCGGCGAGCCGTCGCCCTCGGGTCATACCTCCGAGACCTATGCCGAGTGGTTCGCCGAGGTCTGTCGCCGCACCGCCGACATGGTCGTCCACTGGCAGCGGGTCGGCTTCGTCCACGGCGTCATGAACACCGACAACATGTCCATCCACGGCCTGACGATCGACTACGGCCCCTACGGCTGGCTCGAGGACTACGACCCGGGCTGGACACCCAACACCACCGACAACCAGCACAAGCGTTATCGCTACGGCGCCCAACCGGCCATCTGCCAATGGAACCTGACGCAGCTGGCCAACGCCCTGCATCCGCTGATCGGCGAGGTCGAGCCGCTCCAGGCCGGACTCCAGGTTTTCGTCGACCGCTTCAACACCGCCTGGCCCGAGATGATGGCGACCAAGCTGGGCCTGGCCGACTTCGACGCCGATGCCGATCGCGACCTCATCGAGTCGCTGACCGGCATTCTCCCCGCCATCGAGACGGACATGACCGTGTTCTTCCGAGGCCTGGCCGACGTTCCCGGCGAGACCACCGAGGAGGATGCGCTGCTCGCGCCCCTGCTGGATGCGTACTACTCCCCCGCCGAACTCGTCGGCGAGGTTCGCGACGTCACCCTGGCCTGGCTTCGCGACTACTCGGCGCGGGTTGGCCGTGACGGTCGCAGCGACGGCGACCGCCGAACGGCCATGCACGGCGTCAACCCCAAGTACGTCCTGCGCAACTACCTGGCACAGCTCGCCATCGATGCATCCGAGCAGGGCGACCATGTGATGATCGGCGAACTCCTCGACGTGCTGCGCAATCCCTACGACGAACAACCGGGCAAGGAGCGATTCGCCGAGAAGCGCCCCGACTGGGCCCGCACCCGCGCCGGCTGCTCGATGCTCAGCTGCTCGAGCTGA
- a CDS encoding SDR family oxidoreductase, whose translation MGRMDNRAAVITGAAGGIGWATARRFVAEGAKVVAVDIDTDRGAQMVDEVGAANVTFVEADVRSPEQVRAAVDRCVADHGRIDVLFNNAATSTGGYVADLDLDGFNDSIALMLNGPLHGMQAAIPYMIEQGVGSIVNTSSVYGLVAGAANAPYCAAKAALINLSRVTAVEYGRKGIRCNAICPGVVETPMFEAVLGIGLKSREEVAAMHAIGRTIQPEEVADLVLFLGSDESTAITGQAIQIDGGLLCDTNLTGVPPVG comes from the coding sequence ATGGGAAGAATGGACAATCGGGCAGCAGTCATCACCGGCGCGGCAGGAGGGATCGGGTGGGCCACGGCTCGCAGGTTCGTCGCCGAGGGGGCCAAGGTCGTCGCCGTCGACATCGACACCGACCGTGGTGCCCAGATGGTCGACGAGGTGGGCGCGGCCAACGTGACCTTCGTGGAGGCCGACGTGCGATCGCCGGAGCAGGTCCGCGCGGCCGTCGATCGGTGCGTGGCCGACCACGGCCGCATCGACGTGTTGTTCAACAACGCCGCCACGTCGACCGGTGGGTATGTCGCCGATCTCGACCTCGACGGGTTCAACGACAGCATCGCCTTGATGCTCAACGGGCCGCTCCACGGCATGCAGGCGGCGATTCCCTACATGATCGAACAGGGCGTCGGTTCGATCGTGAACACGTCGTCGGTCTACGGGCTCGTGGCGGGTGCCGCGAATGCACCGTACTGCGCAGCCAAAGCCGCGCTCATCAATCTCAGCCGTGTCACTGCGGTGGAGTACGGCCGCAAGGGCATCCGCTGCAACGCGATCTGCCCGGGGGTGGTGGAGACCCCGATGTTCGAGGCGGTGCTCGGCATCGGCCTCAAGTCGCGGGAAGAGGTGGCGGCCATGCACGCCATCGGCCGGACCATCCAACCCGAGGAGGTCGCTGATCTGGTCCTCTTCCTCGGCAGCGACGAGTCGACCGCGATCACCGGTCAGGCGATCCAGATCGACGGCGGGCTGTTGTGCGACACGAATTTGACCGGCGTACCCCCGGTCGGATGA
- the add gene encoding adenosine deaminase, with translation MATPFPVDFARALPKAELHVHLEGSVDPATMLSLAERHGVEPPAADLAGIVRWLEFEGFPRFLERYFWVCGLLRTADDFADIAHAYLATAHEQGAVHVEFHVSSSFHIVEREADWSEVLGGIVAGCERAEIDFGISSLLIPDLSPHLGAAAAQQALDVVLAELHPRVVAVGMGGPADNWRDEDFGTAFTRARDAGLHAVSHAGEHGPAWEVLHALDVFGAERIQHGIGAMGDPDVVARLVDEGVACDVCPGSNVALGAVVSLDAHPLPAMLDAGITVTLGSDDPPLFHTDLLSEYEHAWNLCDLDEGGLRTLAENSLIESFAPVAAVDTWLS, from the coding sequence ATGGCGACTCCGTTTCCGGTCGACTTCGCACGAGCCCTGCCGAAGGCCGAACTGCACGTGCACCTGGAGGGCAGCGTCGACCCTGCCACGATGCTCAGCCTGGCGGAGCGGCACGGTGTCGAGCCGCCGGCCGCGGACCTGGCCGGCATCGTCCGGTGGCTCGAGTTCGAGGGCTTCCCCCGTTTCCTCGAGCGCTACTTCTGGGTGTGCGGACTGCTCCGGACCGCCGACGATTTCGCCGACATCGCCCACGCCTACCTGGCAACGGCGCACGAACAGGGTGCCGTCCACGTCGAGTTCCATGTGTCGTCGAGTTTTCACATCGTCGAGCGTGAGGCGGACTGGTCCGAGGTCCTCGGCGGCATCGTCGCCGGCTGCGAGCGAGCCGAGATCGACTTCGGCATCTCGTCGCTGCTGATCCCCGATCTCTCGCCTCATCTCGGCGCAGCGGCGGCCCAGCAGGCGCTCGACGTCGTGCTCGCCGAGCTCCACCCACGTGTCGTTGCGGTCGGCATGGGCGGGCCGGCCGACAACTGGCGCGACGAGGACTTCGGCACCGCGTTCACCCGGGCCCGTGATGCGGGACTCCATGCAGTGAGCCATGCCGGCGAACACGGACCGGCATGGGAAGTTCTCCACGCACTCGACGTGTTCGGGGCCGAGCGGATTCAGCACGGCATCGGTGCCATGGGCGACCCCGACGTGGTGGCCCGGCTCGTGGATGAGGGCGTCGCCTGCGACGTGTGCCCGGGCAGCAACGTGGCGCTCGGCGCCGTCGTGTCGCTCGACGCCCACCCGTTGCCGGCAATGCTCGACGCGGGGATCACCGTCACGCTCGGCTCGGATGACCCGCCGTTGTTCCACACCGACCTGCTCTCCGAGTACGAGCACGCGTGGAATCTGTGCGACCTCGACGAGGGCGGTCTCCGTACGTTGGCGGAGAACTCACTCATCGAGAGTTTCGCCCCGGTGGCGGCGGTCGACACCTGGCTGAGCTGA
- a CDS encoding sulfite exporter TauE/SafE family protein has protein sequence MELVHVVLLLGGGLVAGVVNAMAGGGSLLTVPLLVFAGVPGNTANGSNRVGVLANAVSSASTFRRLGVQGLSGIGRILGPAVVGSLIGSVVVTNLADDTFEQVFGFVMIPVLLLSVRRPDVEAMADRPQWPTWVTTLVFFGIGLYGGAFQAGVGLMMIVALSRAGVDLVIANNIKSIITLVFTAIALPVFIINGDVDWAPALVLAAGLATGGYIGARITVAGGEKVVRPVLIGAVIVFAGRLVGLYG, from the coding sequence ATGGAATTGGTCCACGTGGTGTTGCTGCTCGGCGGCGGTCTCGTCGCCGGCGTGGTCAACGCCATGGCCGGCGGCGGTTCGTTGTTGACGGTGCCGCTGCTGGTGTTCGCGGGGGTGCCCGGCAACACGGCCAACGGATCGAACCGCGTCGGGGTACTGGCCAACGCGGTCAGCTCAGCGAGCACGTTCCGCCGGTTGGGCGTGCAGGGTCTGAGCGGCATCGGCCGCATCCTCGGCCCCGCCGTCGTGGGCTCGCTCATCGGCTCCGTCGTCGTCACGAACCTGGCCGACGACACCTTCGAGCAGGTGTTCGGCTTCGTGATGATCCCCGTGCTCCTGCTGTCCGTTCGCCGTCCCGACGTCGAGGCGATGGCCGACCGGCCTCAGTGGCCGACCTGGGTCACGACACTGGTGTTCTTCGGCATCGGGCTCTACGGCGGTGCCTTCCAGGCCGGAGTCGGGCTCATGATGATCGTGGCGCTTTCTCGCGCCGGGGTCGACCTCGTCATCGCCAACAACATCAAGTCGATCATCACCCTCGTGTTCACGGCCATCGCGCTGCCGGTGTTCATCATCAACGGCGACGTCGACTGGGCGCCGGCCCTGGTCCTCGCCGCCGGGCTCGCCACCGGTGGCTACATCGGCGCTCGCATCACGGTGGCAGGCGGCGAGAAGGTCGTGCGGCCCGTGCTGATCGGCGCGGTCATCGTCTTCGCGGGGCGTTTGGTCGGCTTGTATGGATGA
- a CDS encoding ferritin-like domain-containing protein codes for MLTTDTTTASLDSAFDTTFTWDYERGRAGLDKLYEKAKANQWNSTTDLDWTIDVDPEKEIVEGAAAMGVPVGWQAKYLASLDGSPIASWGDKEFLEFAIANQKASMSQFLHGEQGALLCTSRLVESVPWIEAKYYASTQVVDEARHVEVFAKYSDEKLGGTFPINPDLNQLLSEVITDDRWDIVYLGMQVVIEGLALAAFGMMRHSTKEPLLSDLLKYVMADEARHVAFGILSLDEYYQDLNGQEIRDRQEFCYAAIDHMRRRTINEEMWDSLGVDTKWVMETVLAMPIQKELQGILFAKIVPNCKKLGLLDAGDGWLRTKFEEIDIIRFEDDPAGDELLALPDIKV; via the coding sequence ATGCTCACCACGGACACGACCACCGCGTCGCTCGACAGCGCGTTCGACACGACCTTCACCTGGGACTACGAACGCGGCCGGGCCGGGCTCGACAAGCTCTACGAGAAGGCCAAGGCCAACCAGTGGAACTCCACGACCGATCTCGACTGGACGATCGACGTCGACCCCGAGAAGGAGATCGTCGAAGGGGCCGCAGCGATGGGAGTCCCGGTCGGCTGGCAGGCCAAGTACCTGGCGTCGCTCGACGGATCACCGATCGCGTCGTGGGGCGACAAGGAGTTCCTCGAGTTCGCCATCGCCAACCAGAAAGCGTCGATGAGCCAGTTCCTCCACGGTGAACAGGGCGCGCTGCTGTGCACGAGCCGCCTCGTCGAGAGCGTGCCCTGGATCGAGGCGAAGTACTACGCGTCCACCCAGGTCGTCGATGAGGCCCGCCACGTCGAGGTCTTCGCCAAGTACTCCGACGAGAAGCTGGGCGGCACCTTCCCGATCAATCCCGACCTCAACCAGCTGCTCAGCGAGGTCATCACCGACGACCGGTGGGACATCGTCTACCTCGGCATGCAGGTCGTCATCGAGGGCTTGGCCCTCGCGGCGTTCGGCATGATGCGCCACTCCACCAAGGAACCGCTGCTGTCGGACCTGCTGAAATACGTCATGGCCGACGAAGCCCGCCACGTGGCGTTCGGCATCCTCAGCCTCGACGAGTACTACCAGGACCTCAACGGCCAGGAGATCCGTGATCGCCAGGAGTTCTGCTACGCGGCCATCGACCACATGCGGCGCCGCACCATCAACGAGGAGATGTGGGACTCGCTCGGCGTCGACACCAAATGGGTGATGGAGACCGTGCTCGCCATGCCGATCCAGAAGGAGCTCCAGGGCATCCTCTTCGCCAAGATCGTGCCGAACTGCAAGAAGCTCGGCCTGCTCGACGCGGGCGACGGCTGGCTGCGCACGAAGTTCGAGGAGATCGACATCATCCGCTTCGAGGACGACCCCGCCGGCGACGAACTGCTCGCACTTCCCGACATCAAGGTCTGA
- a CDS encoding SDR family oxidoreductase: MTGNVQGIPQPPPPGASALPDGTYDGVCVFITGAGTGLGKGIAQEFARLGASIVIASRKPEHLDAGRAAIEELGAPVETVVCDIREPESIAAAFDAAEATFGLPQVCVNNAAANFPVPAEDMSPNAWRTVVDITLNGTFFVAREFGRRHLDAGTPGSIINVGASYAWTGGPGFAHSAAAKAGVKNMVESLAVEWGPYGIQVNGLVPGLIPHEDMTADIQGNLARADPEKDMLQPAMRVGTRREFGWAATFLASPYARFITGHTLVVDGANWQRRAMTNPTVVPIREQMGKAPFSLD; the protein is encoded by the coding sequence ATGACCGGCAATGTCCAGGGAATCCCGCAACCCCCACCGCCCGGCGCGTCGGCACTGCCCGACGGCACATACGACGGCGTGTGCGTCTTCATCACCGGTGCCGGCACCGGGCTCGGCAAGGGCATCGCGCAGGAGTTCGCCCGCCTCGGCGCGTCGATCGTCATCGCCAGCCGCAAGCCCGAGCACCTCGACGCCGGCCGTGCCGCCATCGAGGAACTGGGCGCGCCGGTGGAGACGGTCGTCTGCGACATCCGGGAGCCCGAGAGCATCGCGGCTGCGTTCGACGCGGCCGAGGCGACCTTCGGTCTTCCCCAGGTCTGCGTCAACAACGCGGCCGCCAACTTCCCGGTGCCGGCCGAGGACATGTCGCCCAATGCATGGCGCACGGTGGTCGACATCACCCTCAACGGCACCTTCTTCGTCGCCCGCGAGTTCGGGCGCCGTCACCTCGACGCAGGCACGCCCGGCAGCATCATCAATGTCGGCGCGTCCTACGCGTGGACCGGCGGCCCCGGTTTCGCCCACTCGGCCGCAGCCAAGGCCGGTGTGAAGAACATGGTCGAGAGCCTGGCCGTGGAGTGGGGTCCCTACGGCATCCAGGTCAACGGGCTGGTGCCGGGGCTGATCCCCCACGAGGACATGACCGCCGACATCCAGGGCAACCTCGCCCGCGCGGACCCGGAGAAGGACATGCTCCAGCCCGCGATGCGGGTGGGTACCCGGCGTGAGTTCGGTTGGGCGGCGACCTTCCTGGCCAGCCCGTATGCCCGATTCATCACCGGCCACACACTGGTGGTCGACGGTGCCAACTGGCAGCGTCGGGCGATGACCAACCCCACGGTCGTGCCCATTCGGGAGCAGATGGGCAAGGCGCCCTTCAGCCTCGACTGA
- a CDS encoding enoyl-CoA hydratase/isomerase family protein, which yields MTDKIRLDIDGGVATITNDNTDKHNAFDDEMDARLFEILDELIATPTVRAVIWRGEGKSWSSGRDVAAIGNNVTELTHHELMSRGHRGIQKIWDLEAPIIVPIQGWAIGGSFQRALMCDIRIAAEGARFMLPEVGHGVIPDTGGMGVLYEMCGHGLVSDMVLTGRRLSAEEALQHGIVSRIVAPAELDATAREMAEKIAASPAVTVKLARRVISHLSRPEIRSSMEDELIYQTFLNKSEDFAEFKAARAEEREPHYRGS from the coding sequence GTGACCGACAAGATCCGACTCGACATCGATGGCGGCGTCGCCACCATCACCAACGACAACACCGACAAGCACAATGCGTTCGACGACGAGATGGATGCTCGACTCTTCGAGATCCTCGACGAGCTCATCGCCACGCCAACCGTCCGCGCCGTCATCTGGCGCGGCGAGGGGAAGAGCTGGTCATCGGGTCGTGACGTGGCGGCCATCGGCAACAACGTCACCGAGCTCACCCACCACGAACTGATGTCACGTGGACACCGCGGCATCCAGAAGATCTGGGATCTCGAGGCCCCGATCATCGTCCCCATCCAGGGCTGGGCCATCGGTGGCTCGTTCCAACGGGCGCTCATGTGCGACATCCGCATCGCCGCCGAGGGGGCCCGGTTCATGCTTCCGGAAGTGGGCCACGGTGTCATCCCCGACACCGGTGGAATGGGCGTGCTCTACGAGATGTGCGGTCATGGGCTGGTGAGCGACATGGTCCTGACCGGTCGCCGGCTCTCCGCCGAGGAAGCCCTGCAGCACGGCATCGTGAGCCGCATCGTGGCCCCTGCCGAACTCGACGCCACCGCTCGCGAGATGGCGGAGAAGATCGCGGCGTCGCCGGCGGTCACGGTGAAGCTCGCCCGCCGGGTGATCAGCCACCTGAGTCGCCCCGAGATCCGTTCGTCGATGGAGGACGAGCTGATCTATCAGACGTTCCTCAACAAGTCCGAGGACTTCGCCGAGTTCAAGGCCGCCCGGGCCGAAGAACGCGAACCGCACTACCGAGGGAGCTGA
- a CDS encoding sugar phosphate isomerase/epimerase: MEITSLGNCPSTLLADIMAVDAESFRDYLDATVAAGFDAVSLYPFHLLFAGDGAVDAVRDSGLTVRAVEAAIGWTAGPSDHATAEIDGLIASGHDLGADIVGAACLGPLDDRAAAVEGLASIAARAAEADMVIALEFLPWTGVATLAAANELIIDAGEVNATILLDTFHWIRQPGGPDVDLLRSLPGDRIAYVQLCEPSAAEDMPVDEIENEAMHARRLPGAGAVDYDELWTALDHIGSDPFVAAEVFNDDLLATGRHAMARSVHDASRAILPSPSRN; encoded by the coding sequence ATGGAGATCACCTCGCTCGGGAACTGTCCTTCGACGCTCTTGGCCGACATCATGGCGGTCGATGCCGAGTCGTTCCGCGACTATCTCGATGCCACCGTTGCGGCCGGATTCGACGCCGTCAGCCTGTACCCGTTCCACCTGCTGTTCGCGGGCGACGGTGCCGTCGACGCGGTGCGCGACTCGGGCCTCACCGTGCGGGCGGTCGAAGCGGCCATCGGCTGGACCGCCGGGCCGAGCGACCACGCGACCGCGGAGATCGACGGCCTCATCGCGTCCGGCCACGATCTCGGCGCCGACATCGTGGGCGCAGCCTGCCTCGGGCCCCTCGACGATCGCGCCGCGGCGGTCGAGGGACTTGCGTCGATCGCCGCCCGAGCCGCCGAGGCCGACATGGTCATCGCGCTCGAGTTCCTGCCGTGGACGGGCGTGGCCACGCTGGCCGCAGCCAACGAGCTCATCATCGATGCCGGTGAAGTCAATGCGACGATCCTGCTCGACACGTTCCACTGGATCCGCCAGCCCGGCGGACCGGACGTCGACCTGCTGCGGTCGCTGCCCGGCGACCGCATCGCCTACGTCCAGCTCTGTGAGCCCTCGGCTGCGGAGGACATGCCCGTCGACGAGATCGAGAACGAGGCCATGCACGCCCGCCGACTCCCCGGCGCCGGCGCCGTCGACTACGACGAGCTCTGGACCGCCCTCGATCACATCGGCAGCGACCCGTTCGTGGCCGCCGAGGTGTTCAACGACGACCTCCTCGCCACCGGCCGCCACGCCATGGCCCGGTCCGTCCACGACGCCTCCCGCGCCATCCTCCCCTCCCCTTCACGAAATTGA